The following proteins are co-located in the Agromyces laixinhei genome:
- the aceB gene encoding malate synthase A, protein MTLERGAAAASATRFEPKPATGSFQTVAPRIEITAPLDERYDEILTPDALGFLAELHDRFAHTRHELLAERLQTRVDAANGRDPKFLPETESIRNDPSWRVAGAGPGLDDRRVEITGPTDRKMAINALNSGAKVWLADQEDATSPTWANVIEGQLSLFDGVRDRLEYTSPEGKQYRVTAEQTPTIVMRPRGWHLVEKHLKFHDRAGRAMHASGSLVDFGLYFFHNAQALIAAGRGPYFYLPKLESHREAKLWNDIFVYAQDRLGIPQGTVRATVLIETIQAAFQMDEILYELRDHCAGLNAGRWDYIFSIVKTFRSRGRRWVMPDRTAITMTVPFMRAYTELLVATCHKRGAHAIGGMSAFIPNRRDPEVTERALAAVSADKRREAGDGFDGTWVAHPDLIPTARAEFDAVLGDRPNQVDRLRDDVHVTAADLLDIPSIGGEVTEAGVRGNISIAIRYIESWLRGTGAAAIDNLMEDAATAEISRSQLWQWLNENTVTAEGTRIDQTSIVRLMAAAVAELPRFDGDRFDDAISVFRSVALEPEFPTFLTVGAYARFL, encoded by the coding sequence ATGACACTCGAGCGAGGCGCAGCGGCAGCATCCGCCACCCGATTCGAGCCGAAGCCCGCCACCGGCAGTTTCCAGACCGTCGCTCCGCGCATCGAGATCACGGCACCGCTCGACGAGCGGTACGACGAGATCCTCACGCCCGACGCGCTCGGCTTCCTCGCCGAGTTGCACGATCGCTTCGCGCACACACGGCACGAGTTGCTCGCCGAGCGCCTGCAGACCCGGGTCGACGCGGCGAACGGGCGCGACCCGAAGTTCCTGCCCGAGACCGAGTCGATCAGGAACGACCCGAGCTGGCGCGTCGCCGGCGCGGGCCCGGGCCTCGATGACCGACGGGTCGAGATCACCGGTCCGACCGACCGCAAGATGGCCATCAACGCGCTGAACTCGGGTGCGAAGGTCTGGCTCGCCGACCAAGAGGATGCCACGAGCCCCACCTGGGCGAATGTCATCGAGGGCCAGCTGAGCCTCTTCGATGGGGTGCGCGATCGCCTCGAATACACGAGCCCCGAGGGCAAGCAGTACCGCGTCACGGCCGAGCAGACGCCGACGATCGTGATGCGTCCGCGCGGCTGGCACCTCGTCGAGAAGCACCTGAAGTTCCACGACCGGGCCGGGCGAGCCATGCACGCCTCGGGCTCGCTCGTCGACTTCGGGCTCTACTTCTTCCACAACGCGCAGGCGCTCATCGCCGCGGGCCGCGGCCCCTACTTCTATCTGCCGAAGCTCGAGTCGCATCGCGAGGCGAAGCTCTGGAACGACATCTTCGTCTACGCGCAGGACCGGCTCGGCATCCCGCAGGGCACGGTGCGTGCGACGGTGCTCATCGAGACGATTCAGGCCGCGTTCCAGATGGACGAGATCCTCTACGAGCTCCGCGACCACTGCGCGGGCCTGAACGCCGGCCGCTGGGACTACATCTTCTCGATCGTGAAGACGTTCCGCTCGCGCGGCCGCCGCTGGGTCATGCCCGACCGCACGGCGATCACCATGACGGTGCCGTTCATGCGCGCGTACACCGAGCTGCTCGTGGCCACGTGCCACAAGCGCGGGGCCCATGCCATCGGCGGCATGAGCGCGTTCATCCCGAATCGCCGCGACCCCGAGGTGACCGAACGCGCGCTCGCCGCGGTCTCCGCCGACAAGCGCCGCGAGGCCGGCGACGGGTTCGACGGTACGTGGGTCGCGCACCCCGACCTCATCCCGACCGCGCGCGCGGAGTTCGACGCCGTGCTCGGCGACCGGCCGAACCAGGTCGATCGGCTCCGCGACGACGTGCACGTGACCGCAGCCGACCTGCTCGACATCCCGTCGATCGGCGGCGAAGTCACCGAGGCCGGTGTGCGGGGCAACATCTCGATCGCGATCCGCTACATCGAGTCGTGGCTGCGCGGCACGGGCGCCGCGGCGATCGACAACCTCATGGAGGATGCCGCGACCGCCGAGATCTCACGATCGCAGCTCTGGCAGTGGCTGAACGAGAACACGGTCACTGCCGAGGGCACTCGCATCGATCAGACCTCGATCGTGCGCCTCATGGCGGCGGCAGTCGCCGAACTGCCGCGCTTCGACGGCGACCGCTTCGACGACGCGATCTCCGTGTTCCGCAGCGTCGCGCTCGAGCCCGAGTTCCCGACCTTCCTCACCGTCGGCGCCTACGCGCGCTTCCTCTGA
- the aceA gene encoding isocitrate lyase, translating to MSTNRPGDQTQTAAELQLEWDANPRWDDISRDYTADDVIALRGPVREERTLARRGAEKLWEDIQQNTGTAFAPQEDPQWSAALGALTGNQAVQQVRAGLKAIYLSGWQVAADANLSGQTYPDQSLYPANSVPAVVRRINNALLRAGQIEASDAKDDRDWMAPIVADAEAGFGGPLNAYELMHQMIEAGAAGVHWEDQLASEKKCGHMGGKVLVPTSQHIRTINAARLASDVAGVPSIIIARTDALAATLLTSDHDERDRQFVTGERTAEGFYEVANGIEPVIARGLAYAEYADLLWVESAEPDLDLARRFAEAVHAKFPGKRLSYNCSPSFNWKRHLDDDQIAKFQRELASMGYAFQFITLAGFHSLNHGMFTLAKDYSERHMSAYVELQEAEFASEASGYTATRHQREVGTGYFDQIATALNPNSATLALVGSTEEDQFNH from the coding sequence ATGAGCACGAACCGCCCAGGCGACCAGACCCAGACCGCAGCCGAGCTGCAGCTCGAGTGGGACGCGAACCCGCGGTGGGATGACATCAGCCGCGACTACACCGCCGACGACGTCATCGCCCTGCGCGGCCCGGTGCGTGAGGAGCGCACGCTCGCAAGGCGCGGCGCCGAGAAGCTCTGGGAGGACATTCAACAGAACACCGGCACGGCGTTCGCCCCGCAGGAGGATCCGCAGTGGTCGGCCGCGCTCGGCGCCCTCACCGGAAATCAGGCCGTGCAGCAGGTGCGCGCCGGGCTGAAGGCGATCTACCTGAGCGGCTGGCAGGTCGCGGCCGACGCGAACCTCAGCGGCCAGACGTACCCCGACCAGTCGCTCTACCCCGCGAACTCGGTTCCGGCGGTCGTGCGCCGCATCAACAATGCACTGCTGCGCGCCGGTCAGATCGAGGCATCCGACGCGAAGGACGACCGCGACTGGATGGCGCCCATCGTCGCCGACGCCGAGGCCGGCTTCGGCGGCCCGCTGAACGCCTACGAACTCATGCACCAGATGATCGAGGCCGGTGCCGCCGGCGTGCACTGGGAGGACCAGCTCGCGAGCGAGAAGAAGTGCGGCCACATGGGCGGCAAGGTGCTCGTGCCGACGTCGCAGCACATCCGCACGATCAACGCCGCACGCCTGGCCTCGGATGTCGCCGGCGTGCCGTCGATCATCATCGCCCGCACCGACGCCCTCGCGGCGACGCTGCTCACGAGCGACCACGACGAGCGCGACCGGCAGTTCGTCACCGGCGAGCGCACCGCCGAGGGCTTCTACGAGGTGGCGAACGGCATCGAGCCGGTGATCGCCCGCGGCCTCGCCTACGCCGAGTACGCCGACCTGCTCTGGGTCGAGTCGGCCGAGCCCGACCTCGACCTCGCGCGCCGGTTCGCCGAGGCCGTCCACGCGAAGTTCCCGGGCAAGCGACTCTCGTACAACTGCTCTCCCTCGTTCAACTGGAAGCGTCACCTCGACGACGACCAGATCGCGAAGTTCCAGCGCGAGCTCGCGTCGATGGGGTACGCGTTCCAGTTCATCACCCTCGCCGGCTTCCATTCCCTGAACCACGGCATGTTCACGCTCGCGAAGGACTACAGTGAGCGCCACATGTCGGCATACGTCGAACTCCAGGAGGCGGAATTCGCCTCGGAGGCATCCGGATACACCGCAACGCGCCACCAGCGCGAGGTCGGCACCGGCTACTTCGACCAGATCGCCACCGCGCTGAACCCCAACAGCGCCACCCTCGCCCTCGTCGGATCGACCGAGGAAGACCAGTTCAACCACTGA
- a CDS encoding helix-turn-helix transcriptional regulator has protein sequence MITADRSANPSPDAAEPHAAEPLADEVDALTLGRRIRDRRTARGLTLGELAAAIDRAPSQVSAIENGKREPRLSMLRTIALALGTTVDELLRADAPSERAGLEIAVERALRGPVFAALGLPSFRVAKGMNDQTLQTILTLHNEIDRLHRERAATPEEARRANAQLRDEMRARDNFYPELEAKAAELLEAVGHAGGPVSHQLVADMASHLGYSLHYVGDLPHSTRSVTDKRNGRVYLPTQQSPSRDSRSPILQALTSHLLGHEEPGGYADFLRQRIETNYLTAAILLPEQAAVRFLTEAKNLRRISMEELRDAFAVSYETAAHRFTNLATARLGIPVHFTKVHESGTIIKAYENDRVRFPSDALGAIEGTTMCRNWTARTVFDVEDRFSPWYQYTDTPAGTFWCTSRIEKAKEGEYSVSVGVPFEHVKWFRGRETPHRAVSRCPDPACCQAPSGLADRWADASWPAARTPTSLLAALPTGTFPGVDQTEVYQFLEAHAPRT, from the coding sequence ATGATCACCGCGGATCGCAGCGCGAACCCCTCCCCCGACGCCGCCGAGCCTCACGCCGCCGAGCCTCTCGCCGACGAGGTCGACGCGCTCACGCTCGGCCGCCGCATCCGCGACCGTCGCACCGCCCGGGGCCTGACCCTCGGCGAACTCGCTGCTGCGATCGACCGGGCGCCGTCGCAGGTCTCCGCGATCGAGAACGGCAAGCGCGAGCCCCGGCTCTCGATGTTGCGCACGATCGCACTCGCGCTCGGCACGACCGTCGACGAACTGCTGAGAGCGGATGCCCCGTCGGAACGAGCCGGCCTCGAGATCGCCGTCGAACGCGCACTGCGCGGCCCGGTGTTCGCGGCGCTCGGGCTGCCGTCGTTCCGCGTGGCCAAGGGCATGAACGACCAGACCCTGCAGACGATCCTCACCCTGCACAATGAGATCGACCGGCTGCACCGCGAGCGTGCGGCGACACCTGAGGAGGCGCGGCGGGCGAACGCGCAGCTGCGCGACGAGATGCGAGCCCGCGACAACTTCTATCCCGAGCTCGAGGCGAAGGCCGCCGAGCTGCTCGAGGCCGTCGGGCATGCGGGCGGCCCGGTGTCGCACCAGCTCGTCGCCGACATGGCGAGCCACCTCGGCTACTCGTTGCACTATGTCGGCGACCTGCCGCACTCGACCCGTTCGGTGACCGACAAGCGCAACGGGCGCGTCTACCTGCCGACGCAGCAGTCGCCGTCGCGTGACTCGCGCTCACCCATCTTGCAGGCGCTGACGAGCCATCTGCTCGGCCATGAGGAGCCGGGCGGATACGCCGACTTCCTGCGCCAGCGCATCGAAACGAACTACCTGACGGCCGCGATCCTGCTGCCCGAGCAGGCGGCGGTGCGCTTCCTCACGGAGGCGAAGAACCTGCGCCGCATCTCGATGGAGGAGCTGCGTGACGCCTTCGCCGTCTCATACGAGACCGCCGCGCACCGGTTCACGAACCTCGCGACGGCGAGGCTCGGCATCCCGGTTCACTTCACGAAGGTGCACGAGTCGGGCACGATCATCAAGGCCTACGAGAACGATCGCGTGCGCTTCCCCTCCGACGCGCTGGGCGCCATCGAGGGCACCACGATGTGCCGCAACTGGACCGCCCGCACCGTCTTCGACGTCGAGGACCGCTTCAGCCCCTGGTATCAGTACACCGACACGCCCGCCGGCACGTTCTGGTGCACCTCTCGCATCGAGAAGGCGAAGGAAGGCGAGTACTCGGTCTCGGTCGGCGTGCCGTTCGAGCACGTCAAGTGGTTCCGCGGTCGCGAGACACCGCATCGTGCGGTTTCACGGTGCCCCGACCCCGCATGCTGCCAGGCGCCGAGCGGACTCGCCGATCGATGGGCGGATGCCTCGTGGCCCGCCGCGCGCACGCCGACCTCGCTGCTCGCGGCGCTGCCGACCGGAACGTTCCCCGGCGTCGACCAGACCGAGGTCTACCAGTTTCTCGAGGCGCACGCACCGCGCACCTGA
- a CDS encoding NAD(P)/FAD-dependent oxidoreductase, with translation MGTTVFERQPPAASVIEHALAGTRRSVFWLDDLPDGAVGGRPKLTGDHVADLVIVGGGYTGLWSAVLAKRRAPGARVVLIEAKSIGWAASGRNGGFCEASLTHGHENGMARWPKEMATLERLGMANLDAIGAAEAEYGMDFHFERTGQLAPAIEEHQVEWLREWHAESVERGEEGVVLLDEAEMRASIASPTYLAGVWERHTNAMVHPARLASELARVAEDLGVEIFEHSPVMRLDTPGSTGAVSAITSSGRVDAAHAVLATNVFPSLLKRNRLMTVPVYDYVLMTEPLSAQQLADIGWKDRQGIADLANQFHYYRLSKDNRILFGGYDAIYHYGRTMRSAYENRPESWQTLASHFFTTFPQLEGLQFSHQWAGAVDTSTQFTAFFGTARDDRVAYAAGFTGLGVGSTRFAAEVMLDLLEGRDNERTSLEMVRKRPLPFPPEPAASLGINATRWSLDRADHNRGRRNILLKTLDALGLGFDS, from the coding sequence GTGGGAACGACCGTCTTCGAACGACAGCCGCCGGCGGCATCCGTCATCGAGCATGCGCTCGCCGGCACACGGCGCTCGGTCTTCTGGCTCGACGACCTGCCCGACGGCGCCGTCGGCGGGCGACCGAAGCTGACCGGCGACCACGTCGCCGATCTCGTGATCGTCGGCGGCGGCTACACGGGCCTCTGGTCGGCGGTGCTGGCCAAGCGCCGCGCCCCCGGCGCCCGCGTCGTGCTCATCGAGGCGAAGAGCATCGGCTGGGCGGCATCCGGCCGCAACGGCGGCTTCTGCGAGGCGAGCCTCACCCACGGCCACGAGAACGGCATGGCCCGCTGGCCGAAGGAGATGGCGACGCTCGAACGACTCGGCATGGCGAACCTCGACGCGATCGGAGCTGCCGAGGCCGAGTACGGCATGGACTTCCACTTCGAGCGCACCGGGCAGCTCGCGCCGGCGATCGAAGAGCACCAGGTCGAATGGCTGCGCGAGTGGCACGCCGAGTCCGTCGAGCGCGGTGAAGAGGGCGTGGTCCTCCTCGACGAAGCGGAGATGCGGGCATCGATCGCATCGCCGACCTACCTCGCCGGTGTCTGGGAACGACACACGAACGCCATGGTGCATCCCGCGCGCCTGGCCTCCGAACTCGCCCGCGTCGCCGAAGACCTCGGTGTCGAGATCTTCGAGCACTCGCCCGTGATGCGCCTCGACACCCCGGGATCGACCGGCGCCGTCTCGGCCATCACGAGCAGCGGTCGTGTCGACGCCGCCCACGCGGTGCTGGCCACGAATGTGTTCCCGTCGCTCCTGAAACGCAACCGCCTCATGACCGTGCCCGTCTACGACTACGTGCTCATGACCGAGCCGCTCTCGGCGCAGCAGCTCGCCGACATCGGCTGGAAGGATCGCCAGGGCATCGCCGACCTGGCCAACCAGTTCCACTACTACCGGCTCTCGAAGGACAACCGCATCCTGTTCGGCGGCTACGACGCGATCTACCACTACGGTCGCACGATGCGCTCGGCCTACGAGAACCGGCCCGAGAGTTGGCAGACGCTCGCGAGCCACTTCTTCACGACCTTCCCGCAGCTCGAGGGGCTGCAGTTCAGCCACCAGTGGGCCGGTGCGGTCGACACGAGCACCCAGTTCACGGCGTTCTTCGGCACCGCCCGCGACGATCGCGTCGCCTACGCCGCCGGCTTCACCGGCCTCGGCGTCGGATCGACGCGCTTCGCGGCGGAGGTCATGCTCGACCTGCTCGAGGGCCGAGACAACGAGCGCACCTCGCTCGAGATGGTGCGGAAGCGCCCGCTGCCCTTCCCTCCCGAGCCCGCCGCGTCACTGGGCATCAACGCGACCCGCTGGTCGCTCGACCGCGCCGACCACAACCGCGGCAGGCGCAACATCCTTCTGAAGACCCTCGACGCCCTCGGGCTGGGGTTCGACTCATGA
- a CDS encoding MOSC domain-containing protein — protein MAILDELFWAPASVVSVSRDDEHRFSKPTRDEIRLVTGLGVEGDAHFGRTVQHLSRVKRDPSTPNLRQVHLIHAELLDELSAEGYEVAPGGLGENVLTRGVDLLGLPRGSRVQLGDTAELEITGLRNPCAQIDQLGAGLMKRLVSRGDDGEIVRLAGIMAVVLHDGVVSPGDPIAVTLPEGEHEALQTV, from the coding sequence ATGGCCATTCTCGACGAGCTGTTCTGGGCGCCCGCGTCGGTCGTCTCGGTGTCGCGCGACGACGAGCATCGGTTCAGCAAGCCGACACGCGATGAGATCCGGCTCGTCACCGGGCTCGGGGTCGAGGGCGACGCCCACTTCGGCCGCACGGTGCAGCACCTCTCGCGGGTGAAGCGCGACCCGTCGACGCCCAACCTGCGACAGGTGCACCTCATTCATGCTGAGCTGCTCGACGAGCTCTCGGCCGAGGGCTACGAGGTTGCGCCGGGCGGCCTCGGCGAGAACGTGCTGACGCGTGGCGTCGACCTGCTCGGCCTGCCACGCGGCAGCCGAGTGCAACTCGGCGACACCGCAGAACTCGAGATCACGGGGCTCCGAAACCCCTGCGCGCAGATCGACCAGCTCGGCGCCGGCCTCATGAAGCGCCTGGTCTCGCGCGGCGACGACGGCGAGATCGTGCGGCTCGCCGGCATCATGGCGGTCGTGCTCCACGACGGCGTCGTCAGCCCCGGCGACCCGATCGCGGTGACGTTGCCCGAGGGCGAACACGAAGCGCTCCAGACGGTCTGA
- a CDS encoding winged helix-turn-helix transcriptional regulator produces MATRGARGFGQYGGVARALERVGDRWALLIVRDLLVGARRYGDLKSGLPRIPTNILSDRLRELQESGVVRRVPTVRGGYELTPLGLGLEPVVIALERWGWSVLGEPGEDETIGADALAVALRAAFRADAAASLPPTEYLLHVGDVSVSAIVVGSTLDIVPVGAGALPQPRRRSAFEPVPSAVLELEVTPAALHDLLAGDAGRAIVLAGGAELLERFGLTFRIEPAVPPTEEATAAGDAAAA; encoded by the coding sequence ATGGCGACACGCGGCGCGCGCGGCTTCGGCCAGTACGGCGGGGTGGCTCGTGCGCTCGAGCGGGTCGGGGACCGATGGGCGCTGCTCATCGTCCGCGACCTGCTCGTCGGTGCGCGCCGGTACGGCGACCTGAAGTCGGGGCTGCCGCGCATCCCGACCAACATCCTGAGCGATCGGCTCCGAGAACTGCAGGAGTCGGGCGTCGTGCGGCGCGTGCCCACCGTGCGGGGCGGCTACGAACTCACGCCGCTCGGCCTCGGCCTCGAGCCCGTCGTCATCGCCCTCGAGCGATGGGGGTGGTCGGTGCTCGGCGAGCCCGGCGAAGACGAGACGATCGGTGCCGACGCGCTCGCCGTCGCGCTGCGAGCCGCATTCCGAGCGGATGCCGCGGCGTCGCTGCCCCCGACCGAGTATTTGCTCCACGTGGGCGACGTCTCGGTCTCGGCGATCGTCGTCGGCAGCACGCTCGACATCGTGCCTGTCGGCGCCGGAGCGCTGCCGCAGCCCCGGCGACGCTCGGCGTTCGAACCCGTGCCGTCGGCCGTGCTCGAGCTCGAGGTGACGCCCGCGGCGCTCCATGACCTGCTCGCGGGCGATGCCGGCCGGGCGATCGTGCTCGCCGGCGGCGCCGAACTGCTCGAGCGGTTCGGGCTGACCTTCCGCATCGAACCGGCGGTGCCGCCGACCGAAGAGGCGACCGCCGCGGGTGACGCGGCAGCCGCCTGA
- a CDS encoding VOC family protein yields MTATSIFVNLPTTDLERSKSFYEALGFSINPLFTDENAACVVLSDTIYFMVLTREYLGTFTDKQIIDPKTQAQVSIALSRDSRESVDDVLAKGLAAGGSEPREAQDYGFMYSRDLDDPDGNNLSFLFMEPAASEQGPEAYMAQQGAATPASA; encoded by the coding sequence ATGACCGCGACCAGTATTTTCGTGAACCTGCCCACCACCGACCTCGAGCGCTCCAAGAGCTTCTACGAGGCGCTCGGGTTCAGCATCAACCCGCTCTTCACCGACGAGAACGCCGCATGCGTCGTGCTCAGCGACACGATCTACTTCATGGTGCTCACTCGTGAGTACCTCGGCACCTTCACCGACAAGCAGATCATCGATCCGAAGACGCAGGCCCAGGTGTCCATCGCGCTCAGCCGCGACTCGCGTGAGTCGGTCGACGACGTGCTCGCGAAGGGCCTCGCCGCCGGCGGCAGCGAACCGCGCGAGGCGCAAGACTACGGCTTCATGTACTCGCGCGATCTCGACGACCCCGACGGCAACAACCTCTCCTTCCTCTTCATGGAGCCCGCGGCATCCGAGCAGGGGCCCGAGGCGTACATGGCCCAGCAGGGCGCGGCCACGCCGGCTTCGGCCTGA
- a CDS encoding PucR family transcriptional regulator, translating to MADRREDEAIRTNRPIPDPADDGLPTVREILAIPAVAQGLPEVLSGTEEALDAHVRWAHVSDSAGVARLLNGGELLLSTGSGWPTDPSELSAFIGGLVDAGLAGLVLELGAHYRYVPAIVESAAREHGLALVALHREVKFVALTEAVHRRIISEQTAALRARDEVRERFTALALRGSPADFIVRQLAETLGAAVVLENLAHEVVAAEVPIAAEEELFTRWEAQSRAAHRRAERQRGTRPTGAPGEWLIVPVEARGIRWGHLIALPGPAHPAGRTSVLEQGAIALALGRLADGGVDEWTRIGRQQLVDGLLAGRFAGLTAASARIEAAGLPLEGARLFGIAVTGSAITAAAADAAARELGGRALAGAAPESIGAPTIVVLSLPASRVFDDAASHGFAAALATGDAAMRDRLVLSIGSEANGLDALLGSVQEATDLARGPAPRAARGPVVRRADDRPLVRLVTALRDDHRLLEHGERMLEPLIDYDLARRGDLLEVLGAVLAHPGNRTAAASASHLSRSVFYQRLALIGDLLGVDLDDGETLTALHLALLVRRSALR from the coding sequence GTGGCAGATCGTCGCGAAGATGAGGCGATTCGAACGAATCGTCCGATACCGGACCCGGCCGATGACGGGCTTCCGACGGTGCGCGAGATCCTCGCGATCCCGGCCGTGGCGCAGGGCCTGCCCGAGGTACTCTCCGGCACCGAGGAAGCGCTCGATGCGCACGTGCGATGGGCTCATGTCTCCGACAGCGCGGGCGTCGCCCGGCTGCTCAACGGCGGCGAGCTGCTCCTCTCGACGGGATCGGGCTGGCCGACCGATCCGTCGGAGCTCTCGGCGTTCATCGGAGGGCTCGTCGACGCCGGACTCGCCGGTCTCGTGCTCGAGCTCGGCGCGCACTACCGCTACGTGCCGGCCATCGTCGAGTCGGCGGCGCGCGAGCACGGCCTCGCCCTCGTCGCGCTGCATCGCGAGGTGAAGTTCGTCGCGCTCACCGAGGCCGTGCACCGCCGCATCATCTCCGAACAGACGGCGGCGCTGCGGGCCCGCGATGAAGTGCGCGAGCGGTTCACGGCGCTGGCCCTGCGAGGTTCGCCCGCCGACTTCATCGTGCGGCAGCTCGCCGAGACCCTCGGCGCCGCGGTCGTGCTCGAGAACCTCGCGCACGAGGTCGTGGCCGCCGAGGTGCCGATCGCTGCGGAGGAGGAGCTGTTCACCCGGTGGGAGGCGCAGTCGCGGGCGGCGCATCGGCGGGCCGAACGGCAGCGCGGGACCAGGCCCACCGGCGCTCCCGGCGAGTGGCTCATCGTGCCGGTCGAGGCGCGCGGCATCCGCTGGGGCCATCTCATCGCGCTTCCCGGCCCCGCGCACCCGGCCGGCCGCACGAGCGTGCTCGAACAGGGTGCGATCGCGCTCGCGCTCGGCCGGCTCGCCGACGGCGGCGTCGACGAGTGGACGCGCATCGGCCGCCAGCAACTGGTCGACGGACTGCTCGCGGGGCGGTTCGCGGGGCTGACCGCGGCATCCGCGCGCATCGAGGCCGCCGGCCTGCCGCTCGAGGGCGCGCGACTCTTCGGCATCGCGGTCACCGGCTCCGCGATCACGGCAGCTGCAGCGGATGCCGCGGCTCGCGAGCTCGGCGGGCGGGCGCTCGCCGGGGCCGCGCCCGAGAGCATCGGTGCTCCGACGATCGTCGTGCTCTCGCTGCCGGCCTCGCGCGTCTTCGACGATGCCGCATCGCATGGCTTCGCCGCTGCGCTGGCCACGGGAGACGCGGCGATGCGCGACCGACTCGTGCTGTCGATCGGCTCCGAGGCGAACGGGCTCGACGCCCTGCTCGGCTCGGTGCAGGAGGCGACCGACCTGGCGAGGGGCCCGGCACCCCGCGCTGCGCGCGGCCCGGTGGTGCGGCGTGCCGACGATCGCCCGCTCGTGCGACTCGTGACCGCGCTCCGCGACGACCACCGGCTGCTCGAGCACGGGGAGCGCATGCTCGAGCCGCTCATCGACTACGACCTGGCGCGCCGAGGCGACCTGCTCGAGGTGCTCGGCGCGGTGCTCGCCCATCCTGGCAACCGCACCGCCGCGGCATCCGCTTCGCATCTGTCTCGTTCGGTGTTCTATCAACGGCTCGCGCTCATCGGCGATCTCCTGGGCGTCGACCTCGACGACGGCGAGACCCTGACGGCGCTGCACCTCGCGCTGCTCGTGCGCCGCAGCGCCCTTCGCTAG